From the genome of Desertibacillus haloalkaliphilus:
TTAAGCAAATTGAATCACCGCCACCATGTTGGGTCGTGCTTGCCAAACCACCGATTGGTGTCTCAACAGCAGAGGTATATCGGAAGTTGAACATCGATAAGGCAAAAGAGAGTGGCGTCCAGCCGATGTTGCAGGCCATTAATGAGCAAAACTTTGATGATATCTGTGAGCACTTATCCAATGATTTGGAATCAGTGACGTTTAAGCTTCATCCGGAAGTGAAACGGATTAAAGAACAAATGAAGCGATTTGGGGCCGAGGGCGTGTTAATGAGCGGGAGTGGCCCAACAGTTTTTGGATTAGTGAAAAAAGAATCACGTGTCCACCGTGTTTACAATGGATTAAGAGGTTTCTGTGGTGACGTCTATGCCGTTCGTTTGATTAGTCAAGGACACCCTTGCTAAAAACCGTACAAAAGTGGTATATTACTTTTAAATATTCGGTTTTTAAAACTGGAGGGCGCTATGAAAAAGTTAAGACGCAGTGGTAGGTTAGTCGATATGACTAACTATTTATTGCAACATCCTCATACATTAATTTCTTTAAGTTACTTTTCTGAACGGTACCAATCAGCAAAATCATCAATAAGTGAAGATTTAGCGATTGTGAAAGAAATTTTTGAAAGCCAAAGCATCGGATCATTATTAACCATTCCTGGAGCTAGTGGTGGTGTGAAGTATATCCCGATGGTCAATCAGGATGAGGCAAAGCAAATGATTGATCAGTTGTGTGAAAAAGTAGAAGAACCGAATCGATTGCTGCCGGGTGGATACCTTTATATGATGGACATCCTTGGCAACCCGAGGTTAATGAACCAAATTGGACGGTTGTTTGCAGCGTTATTCTCGCACAAGAAAATTGATGCGGTGATGACTGTTGCAACGAAGGGAATTCCGATTGCTTATGCTGTAGGTAGTTATTTGGATGTTCCTGTAAGCATCGTACGTCGTGATCATCGTGTAACGGAAGGTTCTATGGTTAGTATTAACTATGTTTCTGGTTCATCAAAGCGAATCCAAACGATGTCACTTGCAAGACGTAGTTTAAAGCCTGGATCAAATGTACTAATCATTGATGACTTCATGAAGGCAGGCGGAACGATCCGAGGCATGATCGATTTACTAGAAGAGATACAAGCTGACGTTGTTGGGATTGGAGTTTTAGTTGAATCGGTTGATGTTGAGGAACGTTTGATTGATGATTACATATCAATTACAAGACTTGCGGATGTCAACAGTAAAGAAAAACGTGTTAAGGTTGAAGTAGGCAACTTTTTTGAAAAATTAGCAGAGATGAAGGAGGAAACACAATGAAAACTGTACAAACAAATGAAGCCCCTGCAGCGATTGGCCCGTATTCACAAGGGATTGTTGTAAATAACATGTTTTATAGTTCAGGGCAAATCCCGTTGAACCCAGCAGGAGAACTTGTCGAAGGTGGCATTAAAGAACAGACTCATCAAGTGTTTAGTAATTTGCAGGCCGTTTTAAAAGAAGCTGGCGCTTCACTTAATAGTGTTGTCAAAGCAACTGTTTTTATTAAAGACATGGGAGATTTCCCAGTTATCAATGAAATTTATGGTGAGTATTTCAGTGAACACAAGCCAGCTCGCTCTTGTGTTGAAGTGGCAAGATTGCCAAAGGATGTACTTATTGAAATCGAAGTTATCGCGTTAGTAAAATAATAATCTTTCCTTCCTTACACTAAATGACTGGTGTGAGGCCTTTCATTTCTTAAAGATTTTGAAATTTTTGTGAACAGCCGAAAAAATTTAATGATTTATTTTATTTTTCTAATTTTTAAGAAGGGATTGGAAAATCTTTGTTGAATCTAAGTTATTAAGATCGACTTAATGGAAAAAGGTGGTGACAGAAATGCAGGTAACAGATGTGAGACTACGCCGTGTTAATACGGAGGGGCGCATGCGCGCAATTGCATCCATTACAATTGATCATGAATTTGTTGTCCATGACATCAGAGTAATTGATGGAAATAATGGTTTATTTGTGGCAATGCCAAGCAAAAGAACCCCAGATGGTGAATTTAGAGATATTGCACACCCAATTTCATCACAAACACGTGAAAAGATTCAAACTGCAGTATTAGAGGAATATGATCGTGCCGGTGAAATTGAAAAGGTAGAATATGAAGAAGCAGGTGCTTCTTAAGAACAAAAAAACAGTGGCTCTGTCATCTTGATGGAGTCACTGTTTTTTGTGATGTTATGAACTAGGGGGTTTCTTACTAAGTGAGAAAAGTTAATGGGATAATCCCGATGGTGTGAACGTTATGTCGGAGAGAAGTGATACACCGGATATTGTAATTTATTAAGGTTGTACCCGATTACAACCGTGATGTTACAGTGAAATCGCAAAATTCCCGACCGCCTTCTATGTTTATAACTTTCACTGTTTCGTGTAATTATTAACGTCAGAACGCTTGAAATAGCCTCGTTTTTAGGATATATTCGTAATGGAAAAAGGAACTGTTGGAGGGTAAACATGAGCAATCGTTTTGCGGTCATTTTAGCCGCGGGTCAAGGGACCAGAATGAAATCAAAGTTATACAAAGTGTTGCATCCAGTTTGTGGTAAACCGATGATTCAACATGTCGTTGACCAAGTTTCAGGAGTCGGACTTGAAAAAATTGTAACGATCATTGGACATGGGGCCGATGCCGTAAAAGATCAACTTGGTAATCAAGTTACATATGCACTTCAAAATGAACAGCTTGGAACTGGTCATGCGGTTATGCAAGCAGAAGCCGAGTTGGCAGAAGAAAAAGGGGTTACAATTGTTGTTTGTGGTGATACACCTTTAATTACATCTGAAACGATGGAAGCATTGATGGAACACCATGAACACACACAAGCGAAAGTAACCATTCTAACTGCAAATGCCAGCGATCCGACTGGGTATGGGCGAATTGTCCGTAATGCTGAAGGTGCTGTAGAACGAATTGTTGAGCATAAGGATGCAACAGAACATGAACGGGAAATCTCTGAGATTAATACAGGTACATACTGTTTTGACAATGCCTCTCTTTTTGCAGCGTTGAAACAGGTCGGAAATGATAATGTTCAAGGCGAATATTATTTGCCGGATGTTATTGAAATCTTGCAACGCCAAGGTGAAGTTGTTTCAGCTTATCAAACGGATACGTTCTCAGAAACACTTGGAGTAAATGACCGTGTGGCTTTATCGCAAGCAGAGCAGGTCATGAAGCAACGAATTAATGAACGGTTGATGCGAGCAGGTGTGACGATTGTTGACCCAGATCATACATATGTCTCTTCTGATGCTCAGATTGGTCAGGATACGGTTTTGTTGCCTGGAACAGTGATTCAAGGTGAAACAGTTATTGGTGATGATTGTACCATTGGCCCTCATACGGAAATCATAGATAGTACAGTTGGTGATCGAACGAAGCTTAAGCAATCTGTCATTCATCAAAGTCAGATTGGAAATGATGTTAATGTTGGCCCATTCGCACATATTCGCCCATCATCGGAGATCCATGATGAAGTGAAGATCGGTAATTTTGTTGAAGTGAAAAAGTCTGTATTTGGAAACCGTAGTAAAGCCTCTCATTTAAGCTACATTGGTGATGCCAATGTTGGTGAAGATGTTAACCTAGGATGTGGTTCAATTACGGTGAATTATGATGGAGAGAATAAGCATCTTACAACCATCGAAGACGGTGCATTTATTGGGTGTAATACAAATTTAGTTGCCCCTGTGACTGTTGGTAAACAAGCGTATGTTGCGGCAGGATCAACGATTACCAACGATGTCCCAGGTCAAGCGCTATCGATTGCTCGAGCAAGACAAACGAATAAAGAAGGTTATGTAACGAAAAAGAACGATAAATAACACGAATTAAATTAACGGAGGTTTACACACAAAATGGCTAAATATGGAGATCCGTATTTAAAGGTATTTACATTGAATTCAAATCCGGAGCTTGCTCATGAGATTACAAAACACATTGGTGTAGAAATGGGGAAAAGCTCTGTCGCTCGTTTTAGTGATGGTGAAGTACAAATTAACATTGAAGAAAGCATTCGTGGCTGTGATGTCTATCTAATCCAATCGACATCAGCGCCTGCAAATGAGCATATTATGGAGCTATTAATTATGATCGATGCATTAAAGCGAGCATCGGCACGAACAATTAACGTTGTTATTCCTTATTATGGGTATGCTCGCCAGGACCGCAAAGCACGTGCTCGTGAGCCGATTACCTCTAAGCTAGTTGCTAATCTTTTGGAAACAGCAGGCGCGAGTCGTGTTTTAACAATGGACCTACATGCCACACAAATCCAAGGATTCTTTGATATTCCTGTCGATCAACTTCTTGGTGTTCCAATCTTGTCAGATCACTTCAAGCAAAAAGAATTGGATGACGTTGTTATTGTATCTCCTGACCATGGTGGCGTTGTTCGTGCGCGAAAAATGGCAGATCGCCTCAAAGCACCAATCGCAATTATCGACAAGCGTCGACCGAAGCCAAATGTGGCTGAAGTCATGAATATTGTCGGAAATATTGAAGGAAAGACTGCCATTATTATTGATGACATTATCGATACAGCAGGAACAATTACGCTCGCTGCTAATGCGCTTGTGGAACAAGGTGCTAAAGAAGTATATGCATGTTGTACACACCCTGTTTTATCTGGACCAGCGATTGAGCGTATCGACAATTCAAAAATTAAAGAGCTTGTCGTAACGAATACGATTCCATTAGAGGAAGAGAAGAAGATCGACAAGATTACTCCGTTATCAGTTGCGCCGTTAATTTCGGATGCGATTATCCGCGTCCATGAAGATGCATCTGTTAGTACATTATTCGATTAAAATAGCTGATTTTATTTGCTGTTCTACACTTTTCTCGTTTAAATTGTGCAAAAAAGGGAACACCTTATAAGGAACGTTATTATACGATTGAGGTGATAGAATGGCAGTAAAACTTATCGCTAAGAATCGAGATGATCTAAAACGATCGCAAACAAGAGAATATCGATTAAGCGGGTTAGTGCCAGCAGTTTTGTACGGAAAAAAACTAGAAAGTCAGCCAGTTGTCGTTGATAGTGTCCCTTTTATAAAAGCGTTGCGAGAAGTTGGTCGTAATGGGATCTTTTCTTTGTCAGTGGAGGGCAATGGAAAGACACATCAGGTCATTGTTCATGACCTCCAAACGGACTCGTTAAAAGGCGGTCTCCTCCATATCGACTTTTTCGAAGTAGATATGAAGTCAGAACTTGATGCGAATGTAGCGGTAAGGCTTACAGGTGAAGCACCAGGTTCAAAAGAGGGTGGTGTTGTTTCGCACTTACTTTATGAGCTTTCGGTCCGTGCTTTGCCTGCTGATATCCCAGAAGAGATTGAAGTTGATATTTCAAACCTCGGAATTGGCGATTCTATTCAAGTTAGTGATCTAACTCACGTGGATTCATTTGAGATTAATAATGATCCAGAAGAAACAATCGTAACCATTACAGCTCCTGCTGCTGAGAAAGAGCCTGAGCAAACGCCAGAAGAGGAAGTTGAAGAGGCAGCTGAAGAAAAGCAAGAAGAATAACGAATAAGGAAGGTGTAGCCAACAGGGTTATACCTTTTTTATCGGTTATTCTTATGTTGATGAAAGTGAGGCTATTCACGATGAAGTTAATTGTTGGGTTAGGTAACCCTGGTAAGAAGTATGAAGGTACAAGACATAATGTGGGTTTTTCAGTCATTGACCAATGTGCTAAAGATCTGATGATTGATATTGACCAATCAAAATTTAAAGGGGTTTATGGATATAAAACGATAGAAGGGGAAAAGGTGTTTCTCCTCAAGCCACTTACATACATGAATTTATCAGGCGAATCGATTCGCCCATTGATGGATTTTTATAAGATTGATATCAACGATCTTCTCGTTGTTTACGATGATTTAGATTTACCAGTTGGTAAAATCCGTCTGAGGCAAAAAGGTGGCCATGGTGGACATAATGGTATCAGATCAATCATTTCACATTTAGGGACAAATGAATTCAAGCGAATTCGTGTTGGTGTAGATCGACCGACAGCAGATGATACAGTGATTAACCATGTCTTAAGTACGTTCCGCCCTGATGAAAGAGACGGGATCGCAGAAGCTGTTGAACAATCCGCAAAGGCTTGTGAAGCTTGGGTTACCAATGACTTTTTGCAAGTGATGAATGAGTTTAACTAAATGAATAGTTTACCTCCGCATGGTTCATACTAACGTTTAATAGTATGCATATTCATGATTAAGGGGGCATATATTAATGGCAATTCATTACCGCTGCCGCCATTGCGGTGTAGGGATGGGTTCATTTAATGAACAACTGGATTCACAACAACTAGGATTTCATCACTTAAATGAGCATGAAAGACAAGAAATGATCCGGTATGACAATAATGGAGATGTTAATGTCGATGTTATTTGTGAAGATTGTCAGGAGGCGCTTGAACGCAATCCCGATTATCACCAGCTTGAAACATTTATTCAATAAGTAAAAAATGGCTCAAGACATAATCAGAAGGGCTTTGGTTGTAATCACCAAAGCGTTTTTCTGTTGTTACTTATTGAATCTGTTTCAAATCGTTAACAAACGGTTGATAAAGAGAATGATTAGAATAAAAGAGGAATATGGTTAGATTCATAGAAATTACTACCATTATAGATTTGGAATTCCATGAACAAATCTATTGTTCATCCATATGATGACAGCTATGGAGTTAGGGGGAACATGGATGTTTGGATTACAGCAATATCTTTTACAAAGTGATGATATAAAAGCGGTTTCAGAAAGTGTTGATGCAAATATTAAAGAGCAACTCATCACCGGGTTAACGGGATCCGCTCGGACACTAACGATGGCATCTGTCTTTCAAGAAACAAAGCGGACACAATTGGTAATTACTCATAATTTGTATCAAGCTCAAAAGTTATATGAAGATTTCACTGAACTTGTAGGTGAAGAGAGTGTTTATCTTTACCCAGTCAATGAGTTAATTTCCTCAGAGATTGCGATTGCCAGCCCTGAGATGAAGTCGCAACGAATTGAAGTATTAGATCGGCTTGTCCAAGGGCGTCTTCGCCATGGGATTGTGATTGTACCAATGGCTGGAGTTAGACGTTTGCTTCCACCAAGGAACGTTTGGGAGCAAAGTCAGTGCCGCTTTCAAGTAGGGACAGAAATCAGCGTAGAAGAGACGCTAGCAAAACTGGTTGCCATTGGATTCCAACGAGTCGATATGGTGTCTGCCCCAGGGGAATTTAGTGTTCGTGGTGGAATTATCGATATTTACCCATTAACTGAGGAATTGCCGGTCCGAATCGAGTTGTTTGATACAGAGGTCGATTCTGTCCGTTTCTTTACCGTTGAAGACCAGCGCTCTGAAAAACAAATAAATGAGATCACCATTGGCCCTGCGCAAGAAGTTATTTTATTTAATGAACAATATGAGCGGGGCGCTATCAAGCTAGAAGAGGGACTA
Proteins encoded in this window:
- the purR gene encoding pur operon repressor, giving the protein MKKLRRSGRLVDMTNYLLQHPHTLISLSYFSERYQSAKSSISEDLAIVKEIFESQSIGSLLTIPGASGGVKYIPMVNQDEAKQMIDQLCEKVEEPNRLLPGGYLYMMDILGNPRLMNQIGRLFAALFSHKKIDAVMTVATKGIPIAYAVGSYLDVPVSIVRRDHRVTEGSMVSINYVSGSSKRIQTMSLARRSLKPGSNVLIIDDFMKAGGTIRGMIDLLEEIQADVVGIGVLVESVDVEERLIDDYISITRLADVNSKEKRVKVEVGNFFEKLAEMKEETQ
- the spoVG gene encoding septation regulator SpoVG; this translates as MQVTDVRLRRVNTEGRMRAIASITIDHEFVVHDIRVIDGNNGLFVAMPSKRTPDGEFRDIAHPISSQTREKIQTAVLEEYDRAGEIEKVEYEEAGAS
- a CDS encoding ribose-phosphate diphosphokinase, encoding MAKYGDPYLKVFTLNSNPELAHEITKHIGVEMGKSSVARFSDGEVQINIEESIRGCDVYLIQSTSAPANEHIMELLIMIDALKRASARTINVVIPYYGYARQDRKARAREPITSKLVANLLETAGASRVLTMDLHATQIQGFFDIPVDQLLGVPILSDHFKQKELDDVVIVSPDHGGVVRARKMADRLKAPIAIIDKRRPKPNVAEVMNIVGNIEGKTAIIIDDIIDTAGTITLAANALVEQGAKEVYACCTHPVLSGPAIERIDNSKIKELVVTNTIPLEEEKKIDKITPLSVAPLISDAIIRVHEDASVSTLFD
- the pth gene encoding aminoacyl-tRNA hydrolase translates to MKLIVGLGNPGKKYEGTRHNVGFSVIDQCAKDLMIDIDQSKFKGVYGYKTIEGEKVFLLKPLTYMNLSGESIRPLMDFYKIDINDLLVVYDDLDLPVGKIRLRQKGGHGGHNGIRSIISHLGTNEFKRIRVGVDRPTADDTVINHVLSTFRPDERDGIAEAVEQSAKACEAWVTNDFLQVMNEFN
- the glmU gene encoding bifunctional UDP-N-acetylglucosamine diphosphorylase/glucosamine-1-phosphate N-acetyltransferase GlmU, which codes for MSNRFAVILAAGQGTRMKSKLYKVLHPVCGKPMIQHVVDQVSGVGLEKIVTIIGHGADAVKDQLGNQVTYALQNEQLGTGHAVMQAEAELAEEKGVTIVVCGDTPLITSETMEALMEHHEHTQAKVTILTANASDPTGYGRIVRNAEGAVERIVEHKDATEHEREISEINTGTYCFDNASLFAALKQVGNDNVQGEYYLPDVIEILQRQGEVVSAYQTDTFSETLGVNDRVALSQAEQVMKQRINERLMRAGVTIVDPDHTYVSSDAQIGQDTVLLPGTVIQGETVIGDDCTIGPHTEIIDSTVGDRTKLKQSVIHQSQIGNDVNVGPFAHIRPSSEIHDEVKIGNFVEVKKSVFGNRSKASHLSYIGDANVGEDVNLGCGSITVNYDGENKHLTTIEDGAFIGCNTNLVAPVTVGKQAYVAAGSTITNDVPGQALSIARARQTNKEGYVTKKNDK
- a CDS encoding 50S ribosomal protein L25/general stress protein Ctc, whose product is MAVKLIAKNRDDLKRSQTREYRLSGLVPAVLYGKKLESQPVVVDSVPFIKALREVGRNGIFSLSVEGNGKTHQVIVHDLQTDSLKGGLLHIDFFEVDMKSELDANVAVRLTGEAPGSKEGGVVSHLLYELSVRALPADIPEEIEVDISNLGIGDSIQVSDLTHVDSFEINNDPEETIVTITAPAAEKEPEQTPEEEVEEAAEEKQEE
- a CDS encoding RidA family protein, which produces MKTVQTNEAPAAIGPYSQGIVVNNMFYSSGQIPLNPAGELVEGGIKEQTHQVFSNLQAVLKEAGASLNSVVKATVFIKDMGDFPVINEIYGEYFSEHKPARSCVEVARLPKDVLIEIEVIALVK
- a CDS encoding anti-sigma-F factor Fin family protein encodes the protein MAIHYRCRHCGVGMGSFNEQLDSQQLGFHHLNEHERQEMIRYDNNGDVNVDVICEDCQEALERNPDYHQLETFIQ